The following coding sequences lie in one Monomorium pharaonis isolate MP-MQ-018 chromosome 1, ASM1337386v2, whole genome shotgun sequence genomic window:
- the LOC105835517 gene encoding rho-related BTB domain-containing protein 1 isoform X1, translated as MDNEQPHQELVKCVVVGDTAVGKTRLICARACNKHVSLSQLLTTHVPTVWAIDQYRIYKDVLERSWEVVDNVNVSLRLWDTFGDHEKDRRFAYGRSDVVLLCFSITNPVSLRNCKVMWYPEIRRFCPQTPVLLVGCKNDLRYMYRDETYLSYFRDRSPFVRATRKSDLVMPDQARAVARELGVCYYETSVFTYYGVNEVFENSIRAALIARRQQRFWMTNLKRVQRPLLQAPFCPPKPVPPKVCLAPSTYEENMKSLWTKPVHTDVTLITSNCTFLAHRCLLAAASPAFHRLFSMELAQELTPRSSSESSMVSTFGEATVGDFNDDTECLIRIDQSKPAKVWEQLKRRSSFQVLPTMDNQRKSNGATRDLNHPAFQNIRICMTENANGVQQPMTVITLSKLITPQAMQQCLQFIYTGSLDKRYHDLQVRWIGRNCRKKKGTFENVRRRPLFLTAAEVMRTAPIGLLLEIRQAAEFLELPQLLMVLGSIQTREQFVNSDLNNRYKQVVRQRLEDICLEQGLFADVTFELDDGSVPAHKAILTARCDVMKAMFSGDFRESSAKVIVFPGVREYTFHKLLCYLYTDEVPAISSARCLNLLELANRLCLQRLVNLVESRVIEDLERLSQNEGNDAVENCLRLLEPCKLHNADQLADWCMNHLCVNYNKLCKMSPRSVRLLHPENQEYLNEHRWPPVWYLKDYDYYQKCLAEQIRENKPTLKRNRNQSGCLCFSSSSKTRREGNTGNGTKSTTSSETPADRPLFDASTESGEQAV; from the exons ATGGACAATGAGCAACCGCACCAGGAACTGGTCAAGTGCGTGGTCGTGGGTGACACGGCAGTCGGAAAGACCAGACTGATCTGCGCCAGGGCCTGTAATAAGCACGTGTCACTGTCACAACTCCTGACTACTCACGTGCCCACGGTTTGGGCTATCGACCAATATCGGATCTACAAGGAT GTATTGGAGCGATCTTGGGAGGTAGTAGACAATGTAAACGTGTCGCTACGTCTCTGGGACACATTTGGCGATCACGAGAAGGATCGACGTTTCGCATACGGGAG GTCTGATGTCGTGTTACTATGTTTCTCCATAACCAACCCCGTTTCCTTGCGAAACTGCAAGGTGATGTGGTATCCAGAGATAAGGAGGTTCTGCCCGCAGACACCGGTCCTATTGGTCGGATGCAAAAATGATTTGCGGTACATGTATCGGGACGAAACTTATCTCAGTTACTTCCGTGATCGGAGTCCCTTCGTAAG GGCTACGAGGAAAAGCGATCTGGTGATGCCGGATCAGGCACGGGCGGTAGCGCGAGAACTTGGCGTGTGCTATTACGAGACGAGTGTTTTCACTTATTACGGTGTGAACGAGGTATTCGAGAATTCGATACGCGCCGCCTTGATCGCGCGTCGTCAGCAACGTTTCTGGATGACGAACCTGAAGAGGGTGCAAAGACCCTTGTTACAG GCGCCATTCTGTCCGCCGAAACCAGTGCCGCCGAAAGTATGCCTGGCTCCGAGTACCTATGAGGAGAACATGAAGAGCCTATGGACGAAGCCGGTTCACACGGATGTCACTCTGATAACGAGTAACTGCACGTTTTTGGCTCATCGGTGTTTGCTCGCCGCCGCCTCACCGGCGTTTCACCGGCTCTTCTCGATGGAACTCGCCCAGGAACTCACACCGCGCAGCTCCAGCGAGTCCAGCATG GTGAGCACTTTCGGCGAGGCCACCGTCGGTGACTTCAACGACGATACCGAGTGCCTAATTCGTATCGATCAAAGCAAACCCGCAAA AGTATGGGAGCAACTTAAGCGACGATCGAGTTTTCAAGTACTGCCGACCATGGATAATCAGAGGAAGAGCAATGGCGCGACGAGAGATTTGAATCATCCTGCCTTCCAAAATATTCGTATATGTATG ACTGAAAATGCGAATGGAGTACAGCAGCCCATGACCGTGATCACGCTATCGAAGCTGATCACGCCACAGGCGATGCAGCAGTGCTTGCAATTCATTTACACGGGCAGCTTGGACAAACGGTATCACGATCTACAAGTACGTTGGATCGGTAGAAATTGTCGTAAGAAAAAAGGTACATTCGAGAATGTAAGAAGACGCCCTTTGTTTTTGACCGCCGCGGAAGTAATGCGC ACAGCTCCTATCGGGCTTCTACTG GAGATCAGACAGGCGGCCGAATTCCTCGAGCTACCGCAATTGCTCATGGTACTCGGTAGCATACAAACGCGGGAGCAGTTTGTCAATAGCGATCTCAATAACCGGTACAAGCAGGTGGTCAGACAACGTTTGGAAGATATCTGTCTGGAGCAAG GTCTTTTCGCTGATGTCACATTTGAGTTGGATGACGGCAGCGTACCGGCTCACAAAGCGATTCTCACTGCCCGATGCGACGTGATGAAAGCCATGTTCTCTGGTGATTTTCGCGAAAGCAGCGCAAAAGTC ATAGTCTTTCCTGGGGTTCGGGAGTACACATTCCATAAGTTACTCTGCTATCTTTACACGGACGAGGTACCGGCAATCTCCTCGGCCAGATGCCTTAACTTATTGGAACTAGCCAATAGACTCTGCCTTCAACGATTGGTGAACTTAGTTGAGAGCAGAGTGATTGAGGATCTTGAGCGGCTTTCGCAAAACGAGGGGAACGACGCCGTGGAAAACTGCCTGAGGCTGTTAGAGCCGTGCAAG CTGCATAATGCCGATCAGCTGGCCGACTGGTGCATGAATCATCTCTGCGTTAACTACAACAAACTGTGCAAAATGTCGCCCCGCAGCGTGCGGCTGCTTCATCCGGAGAACCAGGAGTATTTGAACGAGCACCGGTGGCCGCCAGTCTG GTACTTGAAGGACTACGATTACTATCAGAAATGTTTAGCGGAGCAAATACGCGAAAACAAGCCGACGTTGAAGCGAAATCGTAATCAGTCCGGCTGCTTGTGTTTCTCGAGCTCGAGCAAAACCAGGCGGGAGGGTAATACCGGGAACGGCACAAAGTCGACGACGTCGAGCGAGACGCCAGCGGATCGGCCGCTCTTCGACGCCTCGACTGAGTCCGGCGAGCAAGCCGTATGA